From the genome of Methylomonas sp. UP202, one region includes:
- the oadA gene encoding sodium-extruding oxaloacetate decarboxylase subunit alpha, which produces MEKVIKPLGITEVVLRDAHQSILATRLRIEDMLPICEQLDQIGYWSLESWGGATFDACVRYLGEDPWERLRLLKKAMPNTPQQMLFRGQNILGYRHYADDVVDKFVERCVVNGIDVFRIFDAMNDMRNIERAVKAVLNTDAHAQGTISYTTSPVHTIKKWVELGKQIEDMGAHSICIKDMAGLLTPYDAYELVSKLKRAVAVPIHMQCHATTGLSVGTYIKAIEAGVDNVDTAISSLSMTYGHSPTETVVAMMAAQKRDTGLDLVKLERIADYFREVRKKYAQFEGSLKGVDGRILISQVPGGMLTNMESQLKEQGASDRFDEVLLEIPKVRKDLGYIPLVTPTSQIVGTQAVLNVLSGERYKTISKETAGVLKGEYGATPAPVDKALQARVLNGGEPITCRPADLLEPEMDKLIAEVKAKAAADNVKLAENVEEDALIDGLFAQVGWKFIQNRGNPAAFEPVPGAESTVVAAAPTPAPVCSEGPTESYTVNVDGKNFHVVVAPGGGAAEIVVQPIASKLVIDESGPMLAATAPIVSGKGVVESPLAGVVLRVNVNVGSHLSEGDVVLIMEAMKMETEIRAKVAGIVSAVNVRQGDSVAVGDILVTL; this is translated from the coding sequence GTGGAAAAGGTTATCAAGCCCCTGGGAATCACCGAGGTGGTGTTGCGAGACGCCCATCAGTCGATTCTGGCAACTCGGTTGCGTATCGAGGATATGCTGCCGATCTGCGAGCAGTTGGATCAAATCGGCTACTGGTCGCTCGAGTCTTGGGGCGGTGCCACTTTCGACGCTTGCGTGCGCTATTTGGGTGAAGATCCTTGGGAGCGTTTGCGCTTGCTCAAAAAAGCCATGCCCAACACGCCGCAACAGATGTTGTTTCGCGGCCAGAATATTCTAGGCTATCGGCACTATGCCGACGATGTAGTCGATAAATTTGTCGAGCGTTGCGTCGTAAACGGTATCGATGTGTTCCGGATATTCGACGCGATGAATGACATGCGCAATATCGAACGTGCCGTCAAAGCTGTTTTAAATACCGACGCTCACGCCCAAGGCACGATTTCGTACACCACCAGCCCGGTACATACCATTAAAAAGTGGGTCGAACTCGGCAAACAGATCGAGGACATGGGGGCCCATTCTATCTGTATCAAGGACATGGCCGGTCTGTTGACGCCTTATGACGCCTACGAATTGGTCAGCAAGCTGAAACGAGCGGTGGCCGTTCCTATCCATATGCAATGCCATGCCACCACCGGCCTGAGTGTTGGAACTTATATCAAGGCGATAGAGGCCGGCGTCGATAACGTCGATACCGCGATCTCGTCGCTGAGCATGACTTACGGTCACAGCCCCACCGAAACGGTCGTGGCGATGATGGCCGCTCAAAAGCGCGACACTGGCCTGGATTTGGTCAAGCTGGAACGTATCGCCGATTATTTCAGGGAAGTCCGTAAAAAATACGCGCAATTCGAAGGCAGTTTGAAAGGCGTGGACGGCCGCATCCTGATTTCGCAGGTACCCGGCGGCATGCTGACCAATATGGAAAGTCAATTGAAGGAGCAGGGGGCTTCCGATCGTTTCGACGAGGTACTGCTCGAGATTCCCAAGGTTCGCAAGGATCTCGGTTACATCCCCTTGGTAACGCCAACCTCGCAAATTGTCGGTACTCAGGCCGTGTTGAACGTGTTGTCCGGCGAACGTTACAAAACCATCAGCAAGGAAACTGCCGGGGTATTGAAAGGCGAGTACGGTGCGACGCCCGCGCCTGTCGATAAGGCATTACAGGCCAGAGTGTTGAATGGCGGTGAGCCGATCACGTGCCGGCCGGCCGATTTGTTGGAGCCGGAAATGGATAAGCTGATCGCCGAGGTTAAAGCCAAGGCCGCGGCCGATAACGTCAAATTGGCCGAGAATGTAGAGGAAGATGCGTTGATCGACGGTTTGTTCGCCCAAGTCGGCTGGAAGTTCATTCAAAACCGAGGCAACCCGGCCGCGTTCGAACCCGTTCCGGGCGCGGAGTCCACCGTCGTTGCCGCCGCGCCGACACCGGCGCCGGTTTGCTCCGAAGGCCCGACTGAGAGTTACACCGTCAACGTGGACGGCAAGAATTTCCACGTGGTGGTCGCTCCGGGCGGCGGCGCGGCCGAGATCGTTGTACAGCCGATTGCCAGCAAATTGGTCATCGACGAAAGCGGCCCGATGTTGGCGGCTACCGCGCCCATCGTCAGCGGCAAGGGCGTGGTCGAGTCGCCGCTGGCCGGCGTGGTATTGCGAGTTAATGTCAACGTCGGTTCGCATTTGTCGGAAGGCGACGTGGTGTTGATCATGGAAGCCATGAAAATGGAAACCGAGATTCGCGCCAAGGTGGCCGGCATCGTTAGCGCCGTCAACGTCAGGCAGGGCGACTCGGTGGCGGTCGGCGACATCCTGGTCACGTTGTAA
- a CDS encoding OadG family transporter subunit: MNEMLTSGIEVMLIGMGMVYAFLAMLIVAISLMSAFIQRYFPELPAQYPDAPVAQSGDKAVVAAIAAAVHQYRKKHRKA, from the coding sequence ATGAACGAAATGCTGACCTCCGGAATTGAAGTCATGTTGATTGGCATGGGCATGGTTTACGCATTTTTGGCCATGCTGATCGTCGCGATCAGCTTAATGTCGGCGTTTATCCAACGCTATTTTCCGGAACTGCCGGCTCAGTATCCGGATGCTCCGGTCGCTCAAAGCGGTGACAAAGCCGTGGTTGCCGCCATTGCGGCGGCGGTACATCAATACCGCAAGAAACATCGAAAAGCATAA
- a CDS encoding peroxiredoxin codes for MMTLSIGAPVPDFEIAATGDKTIRLGDYRGRKLVLYFYPKDNTPGCTQEGIAFRDNIDRFSQLNAVIFGISRDSVKVHEGFKAKQQFPFDLLADQDEALCRLFDVIKTKNMYGKQVLGIERSTFVIDENGVLLKEWRKVQVKTHISEVLAYLESLA; via the coding sequence GTGATGACTCTTTCTATTGGCGCCCCTGTTCCTGATTTTGAAATTGCCGCCACCGGCGATAAAACCATTCGTCTCGGCGACTACCGGGGTAGGAAACTGGTTTTGTATTTCTATCCCAAAGACAATACGCCGGGCTGCACTCAGGAAGGTATTGCGTTTCGCGATAATATAGACCGCTTCTCTCAATTGAATGCGGTGATCTTCGGGATTTCCCGCGACAGCGTTAAAGTACACGAAGGCTTTAAAGCCAAGCAACAATTTCCGTTCGATCTGCTGGCCGACCAGGACGAGGCGCTTTGTCGTTTGTTCGATGTGATCAAGACCAAGAATATGTACGGCAAACAAGTATTAGGCATCGAACGCAGCACCTTCGTCATCGACGAAAACGGGGTATTGCTGAAGGAATGGCGTAAGGTGCAGGTCAAAACGCATATCTCGGAAGTCTTGGCCTATTTGGAAAGTCTGGCCTGA
- a CDS encoding ACT domain-containing protein, producing the protein MQLAISALGNKASGFIVEILSALSACQCTVIELRTANLTQLSSAYLLISGNWNHIAKLEGMLDAVKLRFNLQISYLRPEDGKSEIEGVPYTLETISVDKDDVLFAVSAFLLERGITIEEVSASRHQAPFFNNPVLSSRFVLLVPPDVRILSLREEFLDFCDTLNIDAILEPIKR; encoded by the coding sequence ATGCAGCTTGCAATCTCGGCGCTAGGCAACAAGGCTAGCGGCTTCATCGTGGAAATTTTATCGGCATTGAGTGCCTGTCAGTGCACGGTGATCGAGTTGCGTACCGCTAATCTGACCCAACTGAGTTCCGCCTATTTATTGATATCCGGCAACTGGAATCATATCGCCAAATTGGAAGGCATGCTGGATGCGGTCAAGCTACGCTTCAACCTGCAAATCAGCTATCTGAGGCCCGAGGACGGCAAGTCGGAGATTGAGGGCGTGCCGTATACGCTGGAAACTATTTCGGTGGATAAGGACGATGTGTTGTTCGCGGTGAGTGCGTTTTTGCTGGAGCGGGGCATCACGATCGAGGAAGTGAGTGCCAGCCGCCATCAAGCGCCGTTCTTCAACAATCCGGTTCTATCCAGCCGTTTCGTGCTGCTGGTTCCGCCGGACGTGCGGATTCTGTCGTTGCGGGAAGAGTTTTTGGATTTCTGCGACACCTTGAATATCGATGCGATTTTGGAACCTATCAAAAGGTAA
- the pgaD gene encoding poly-beta-1,6-N-acetyl-D-glucosamine biosynthesis protein PgaD, with protein sequence MKDIIINQPHLQSVRQKFGSALLALASWLLWLYFLTPLFTLGAWLMGLKSLSDEIRWFGGYKTLLELMQLYAEIILVIALLWLVWTVYLAWLRAHRPPHRPPPVTDLQLATAFKVDVELLSKARTGNKLTVHFDDHAVITRINNGS encoded by the coding sequence ATGAAGGATATCATCATCAATCAGCCGCACCTGCAAAGCGTGCGGCAGAAGTTTGGTTCGGCGCTGCTGGCGCTCGCGAGTTGGCTGTTGTGGCTATATTTCTTGACACCCTTGTTCACGCTTGGGGCTTGGCTGATGGGTTTGAAGAGTCTGTCCGACGAAATCCGCTGGTTCGGCGGCTACAAAACCCTGTTGGAGCTGATGCAGCTCTATGCCGAAATTATATTGGTCATCGCGCTGCTTTGGTTGGTGTGGACGGTCTATCTGGCTTGGCTACGTGCGCATCGTCCGCCGCATCGGCCGCCGCCGGTGACTGATTTGCAGTTGGCCACCGCCTTCAAAGTCGACGTCGAGCTGTTGAGCAAAGCGCGTACGGGTAATAAGTTGACCGTGCATTTCGACGACCACGCCGTCATTACCCGGATCAACAACGGTTCTTGA
- the pgaC gene encoding poly-beta-1,6-N-acetyl-D-glucosamine synthase, protein MDDIMAQPWFEQLIDWKLLLQERLQDLPWEHIDEWLSRFVFYYPLLMAYVWMLGGILYYWRWERKRGSVWSDVPDLAEYPLVSILIPCYNEGENVRETIEYLLHQKYPNFEIIAINDGSKDNTLEILHELADQHSKLRVVNLASNQGKAVGLRTAALLANSEILIGIDGDALLAPNATAWIVRHFLEDPNVGAVTGNPRIRNRSTLLGKIQVGEFSAIVGMIKRAQRSYGHIFTISGVIAGFRKSALHDVGYWSPDMVTEDIDISWKLQLAGWMIRFEPNALCWVLMPETLKGLWKQRSRWAQGGVEVMLRYFRSLFNWRSRGMWPLYLECCISLSWAFLVVGMLAWVPWQWISAQQPAEALEDLSPHWTSMLLCVTCLIQFGVSLAIDARYERQNGQSAQHYYWMIWYPIVYWLINVGTTINGCISALRKKRGQRAVWVTLDRGLRRK, encoded by the coding sequence ATGGATGACATCATGGCTCAACCGTGGTTCGAACAGCTGATTGACTGGAAACTGCTGTTGCAGGAACGTTTGCAAGACTTACCTTGGGAGCACATCGACGAATGGTTGTCGCGCTTCGTATTTTACTATCCGTTGCTGATGGCCTACGTCTGGATGCTGGGCGGCATCCTGTATTACTGGCGTTGGGAACGCAAGCGCGGTAGCGTTTGGTCGGACGTTCCGGATTTGGCCGAATACCCGCTGGTGTCGATTCTGATCCCTTGTTACAACGAGGGCGAGAATGTCCGCGAGACCATCGAATACTTACTGCACCAGAAATACCCGAATTTCGAAATTATCGCGATTAACGACGGCAGCAAGGACAATACCCTGGAAATTCTGCACGAGTTGGCCGACCAACATTCCAAGCTTAGAGTCGTGAATCTGGCCAGCAACCAAGGCAAGGCCGTGGGTTTGCGCACCGCGGCCTTGTTGGCCAACAGCGAGATTCTGATCGGCATCGACGGGGACGCGCTATTGGCGCCCAATGCGACCGCCTGGATCGTCAGGCATTTTTTGGAAGATCCGAACGTCGGCGCGGTGACCGGCAATCCGCGTATCCGCAATCGCTCGACGCTGCTGGGCAAGATTCAGGTCGGCGAGTTTTCGGCGATCGTCGGCATGATCAAGCGCGCGCAGCGTTCTTACGGACACATCTTTACGATTTCCGGCGTGATAGCGGGCTTTCGCAAGTCCGCGTTGCACGATGTCGGCTATTGGAGTCCGGACATGGTGACCGAGGACATCGACATCAGTTGGAAGTTGCAACTGGCCGGCTGGATGATACGCTTCGAGCCGAATGCCTTATGCTGGGTGCTGATGCCGGAGACCTTGAAGGGCTTGTGGAAACAACGTAGCCGCTGGGCGCAAGGCGGCGTCGAGGTGATGCTGCGCTATTTTCGCTCGCTGTTTAACTGGCGCAGCCGCGGTATGTGGCCTTTATACCTGGAATGCTGCATTAGTCTGAGCTGGGCGTTTTTGGTCGTGGGCATGTTGGCTTGGGTGCCCTGGCAATGGATTTCCGCCCAGCAGCCGGCCGAGGCTCTGGAGGACCTGTCGCCGCATTGGACCAGCATGCTGTTGTGCGTGACCTGCCTGATCCAATTTGGGGTGAGTCTGGCGATCGATGCGCGCTATGAGCGCCAGAACGGCCAGTCCGCGCAGCATTACTACTGGATGATTTGGTATCCGATCGTGTATTGGTTGATCAATGTCGGCACGACCATCAACGGCTGCATCAGCGCATTGCGTAAGAAGCGCGGCCAACGAGCGGTCTGGGTCACCTTGGACAGGGGTTTGCGGCGCAAATGA
- the pgaB gene encoding poly-beta-1,6-N-acetyl-D-glucosamine N-deacetylase PgaB: protein MSFFARVIFLALCLYSVVGRAADVDNAGFLILNYHDILEEEERVPPFDRIAVNKTHLEDHFAWLKKNNYHVISIQDLVDAQHGEKALPSKAVILTFDDGYLSFYTRALPLLKKYKYPATLAVVGSWLDQKASHNNIPLMSAAQVREVMASGLVEIASHSYDLHHGVVANPQGSEESAVTSRLYSSEYEEYEKDEDYRKRLFQELNKSSERLLQVLGQRPRVMVWPYGEYNTIALEAAKMAGMSLTMGLDDGLNTLANVHAMKRMMLADDPNVQQFAEIVTKKRVGRELRVAHVDMDYIYDDDEEQTAKNLSALVERIAQSGANTVYLQAYSDPDGDGNADKLYFPNRHLPVRRDMFNYVAFQLRKRAGVKVYAWMPIMAYKADVPLKWYVKEWRDGEPQLSRHVYTRLSPFNPEARQFVGEIYEDLAKHCDFNGILFHDDGILSDFEDVSPQALEFARDVWGLPGEFDKLHASSELRLRWAQHKTELIGQFTDYLTDRVRFYRPYISTARNFYSLPLLKPYSEEWYAQSFPAFMKHYDYVAIEAMPFMEDAENPKQWLTELVQKTAQVPGGLDKMVFELQTVNWKKQQDIPMAVFGEQFQILKKNGAKHIGYYPDNLYHDQPKLEELKKYFPVARKE, encoded by the coding sequence ATGAGTTTTTTTGCTCGCGTGATTTTTTTAGCGCTTTGCCTGTATTCCGTGGTCGGCCGAGCTGCCGATGTCGACAATGCCGGCTTTCTGATTTTGAATTACCACGACATTCTGGAAGAGGAAGAGCGAGTGCCGCCGTTCGACAGGATCGCGGTCAACAAAACCCATCTGGAAGACCACTTCGCCTGGCTGAAAAAGAACAACTACCATGTCATCAGCATTCAGGATTTAGTGGATGCCCAGCACGGTGAGAAGGCGCTGCCCAGCAAGGCGGTGATTCTGACCTTCGACGACGGCTATTTGAGTTTTTATACCCGAGCCTTGCCCTTGTTGAAAAAGTACAAGTATCCGGCGACGTTGGCGGTGGTCGGTTCGTGGTTGGATCAAAAAGCCTCGCACAACAATATTCCGCTGATGAGCGCGGCCCAGGTTCGCGAAGTGATGGCCAGCGGTTTGGTCGAGATCGCTTCGCATAGCTATGATCTGCATCATGGCGTGGTCGCCAATCCGCAAGGTAGTGAAGAAAGCGCCGTCACGTCCAGACTTTACAGCAGCGAATACGAAGAATACGAAAAAGACGAGGATTATCGAAAACGCCTGTTTCAGGAGCTTAATAAGAGTTCGGAGCGACTGTTGCAGGTGTTGGGTCAGCGGCCCCGCGTGATGGTATGGCCCTACGGCGAATACAACACTATCGCGCTGGAAGCCGCCAAAATGGCTGGCATGTCATTGACGATGGGCTTGGATGATGGCCTGAACACCTTGGCCAACGTTCACGCGATGAAACGGATGATGTTGGCCGACGATCCCAATGTCCAACAATTCGCGGAAATCGTCACCAAGAAACGCGTGGGGAGAGAGTTGCGGGTCGCGCATGTGGACATGGATTATATCTACGACGACGACGAGGAGCAGACCGCCAAAAATTTGAGCGCGTTGGTCGAACGGATCGCGCAGAGCGGCGCCAATACTGTTTATCTACAAGCCTATTCCGATCCCGATGGCGACGGCAACGCCGATAAATTGTATTTCCCGAATCGGCACCTGCCCGTACGCCGGGATATGTTTAATTACGTGGCGTTTCAATTGCGTAAGCGTGCCGGCGTCAAGGTCTACGCCTGGATGCCGATCATGGCCTACAAGGCCGACGTGCCGTTGAAGTGGTATGTCAAGGAATGGCGGGACGGCGAGCCGCAATTATCTCGGCACGTTTATACCCGGTTGTCGCCGTTCAACCCGGAAGCTCGCCAATTCGTCGGCGAAATTTACGAGGACTTGGCCAAGCATTGCGATTTCAACGGTATTTTGTTTCATGACGACGGCATTCTGTCCGATTTCGAGGATGTGTCGCCCCAGGCATTGGAGTTTGCCCGCGACGTTTGGGGATTGCCGGGCGAATTCGACAAACTCCACGCTTCCAGCGAATTGCGTCTCCGCTGGGCGCAACACAAGACCGAGTTGATCGGCCAGTTCACCGACTATTTGACCGATCGAGTGCGCTTTTACCGCCCCTATATTTCGACCGCGCGCAATTTTTATTCGCTGCCTTTGTTGAAGCCGTATAGCGAGGAGTGGTATGCCCAATCGTTTCCGGCCTTTATGAAGCATTACGACTATGTGGCGATCGAGGCGATGCCGTTCATGGAAGATGCCGAGAATCCCAAGCAATGGTTGACGGAATTGGTGCAGAAAACCGCGCAAGTGCCTGGCGGCTTAGACAAAATGGTGTTCGAACTGCAAACGGTGAATTGGAAAAAACAGCAGGACATCCCGATGGCGGTATTCGGCGAACAATTTCAGATTCTGAAAAAAAACGGCGCCAAGCACATCGGCTATTATCCGGATAACCTGTATCACGACCAGCCCAAGTTGGAAGAATTGAAGAAGTATTTTCCGGTCGCCAGGAAGGAATAA
- a CDS encoding site-specific integrase → MTLKSKTLAEARKERDNNKTIAKQGIDPITEQKLSAERTRAAQLAEQDELARQQALTSVNGLFERWVMTDLQQRKDLTEVQRMFAKDVLSIIGTINAQDIRKSHVTDVIDRIKQRGSVHTARNLLKLMRQMFKFAVDRDIIEFDPTASLSVSKVTTKNTERERVLSQDEIKLLNEQLHAAGLMQSTQCAIWIMLSTLCRVGELSKAQWKHIDFDAKTFFIPVENSKNDKAHTVYLSDFALNQFRLLHASRQSEIWLFPNTKDTDHVCEKSITKQIDGRQNSTVYSNRSKANQALALPGGKWTPHDLRRTGATMMGNLGIHGDVIEKCLNHTQENKLKRVYQHQELKAEQAEAWRILGERLELLTTQSSNVVPIKRAS, encoded by the coding sequence ATGACACTCAAGTCAAAAACATTAGCGGAAGCCCGAAAGGAACGGGACAACAACAAAACTATTGCTAAACAAGGGATAGACCCAATTACTGAGCAAAAATTGTCGGCCGAACGAACTAGAGCGGCCCAACTCGCCGAACAAGACGAATTAGCCAGACAGCAAGCTCTTACCAGCGTCAACGGATTATTTGAGCGCTGGGTAATGACTGACTTGCAGCAGCGCAAGGATTTAACCGAAGTGCAACGGATGTTTGCCAAGGACGTGTTGTCTATCATAGGCACCATCAATGCCCAAGACATTAGAAAAAGCCATGTCACCGACGTTATCGACCGCATCAAACAACGCGGCTCGGTTCACACGGCGCGAAATCTACTCAAATTGATGAGGCAAATGTTCAAGTTTGCGGTTGACCGCGACATTATCGAATTCGATCCGACAGCCAGTTTGAGCGTTAGCAAGGTCACCACCAAAAATACCGAACGCGAGCGCGTGTTATCGCAAGACGAAATCAAGTTATTGAATGAACAACTCCATGCCGCCGGCCTGATGCAGTCCACACAATGTGCGATCTGGATCATGCTATCAACACTTTGCCGTGTCGGCGAACTCAGCAAAGCCCAATGGAAACATATCGACTTCGACGCCAAGACCTTTTTTATCCCCGTCGAAAACAGCAAAAACGACAAAGCCCATACCGTTTACTTATCCGACTTTGCCTTGAATCAATTTCGACTCCTGCACGCATCCCGGCAATCGGAAATCTGGTTATTCCCCAATACCAAAGACACTGACCACGTTTGCGAAAAATCCATCACCAAGCAAATCGACGGCCGCCAAAATTCGACCGTGTATAGCAATCGCAGCAAAGCCAACCAAGCCCTGGCATTGCCCGGCGGCAAATGGACGCCGCACGACCTGCGTAGAACTGGCGCCACGATGATGGGTAACCTTGGCATACATGGCGACGTGATTGAAAAGTGCCTGAACCACACCCAAGAAAACAAGCTGAAACGCGTCTACCAGCATCAAGAATTAAAAGCAGAGCAGGCGGAGGCTTGGCGCATATTGGGGGAACGACTGGAGTTATTGACTACCCAGTCCTCAAACGTAGTTCCAATCAAGCGGGCAAGCTAA
- a CDS encoding DUF1778 domain-containing protein, translated as MPTTETIKQERMHIRLDALSKQKLEKAASYSHKKLSEFVLTQSLAAAENIINEHEQISLSKTDWTLFLDALENPQAKNAKMQEALALHKQSVVRD; from the coding sequence ATGCCTACGACAGAAACCATCAAACAAGAGCGGATGCACATTCGCCTGGACGCCCTTTCCAAGCAAAAGCTGGAAAAAGCCGCTAGCTACAGCCATAAAAAACTGTCGGAATTTGTCTTGACCCAGTCGCTAGCCGCCGCCGAAAACATCATCAACGAACACGAACAAATCAGCCTTTCAAAGACCGATTGGACGCTGTTTTTAGACGCGCTGGAAAACCCGCAAGCCAAAAACGCCAAAATGCAAGAAGCCTTGGCATTGCATAAACAATCCGTTGTCAGGGATTAA
- a CDS encoding GNAT family N-acetyltransferase produces MPLKIEALNPGHQRKAFDCGEASLNSYLQRYARQNVKHRINKVFVATDINSPQTILGYYTLSAGSVRADDLPPEHNRHLPNYPVPVTLLGRLAVDKNHQGQRLGMILLADAVQRVEQASTVMAVYAIVVDALNPSAADFYKQFGFIIFPNQPLKLFLPST; encoded by the coding sequence ATGCCACTCAAAATCGAAGCGCTCAACCCCGGCCACCAACGCAAAGCCTTCGATTGCGGCGAAGCCAGCTTAAACAGCTATTTGCAGCGATACGCCCGCCAAAACGTAAAACATCGCATCAACAAGGTGTTTGTGGCGACCGACATCAATTCGCCTCAAACCATTCTCGGCTACTACACCCTTAGTGCCGGCAGTGTCCGAGCCGATGACTTGCCGCCGGAGCACAATCGCCACCTACCCAACTACCCGGTGCCGGTCACATTGCTTGGCCGGTTAGCCGTTGATAAAAACCATCAAGGCCAACGATTGGGAATGATACTGCTAGCCGACGCCGTACAACGCGTGGAGCAAGCCAGCACGGTGATGGCGGTTTATGCCATTGTCGTGGATGCTCTGAATCCATCGGCTGCAGACTTTTATAAACAGTTCGGTTTTATCATTTTCCCCAACCAACCGTTAAAATTATTCCTACCGAGCACTTAA
- the cas2 gene encoding CRISPR-associated endonuclease Cas2 → MMILVTYDVSFKNEGGPKRLRRMARLCQVFGQRVQYSVFEIEVDMAQWTELKNQLISVMDPEEDSLRIYYLGSNWERKVEHIGAKKALDFNGLLLM, encoded by the coding sequence ATGATGATCTTGGTCACCTACGATGTCAGCTTTAAAAATGAAGGTGGTCCGAAGCGTCTAAGGCGCATGGCCCGGCTTTGTCAGGTATTTGGACAGCGGGTTCAGTATTCCGTGTTCGAAATCGAAGTGGATATGGCGCAATGGACTGAGCTGAAAAATCAGCTGATTAGTGTGATGGACCCAGAGGAAGATAGCCTGAGGATTTATTACCTGGGTAGTAATTGGGAACGTAAGGTAGAGCATATCGGAGCAAAAAAGGCGTTGGACTTTAACGGTCTGTTGCTGATGTGA
- the cas1c gene encoding type I-C CRISPR-associated endonuclease Cas1c, which translates to MRPLRNVIYIQTQNAWIHKDNDNLVMKVGDEIKARVPIHKLQGLVCFGQVSISPYLMAHCAENAVTITYLNQFGKFLARVEGPVSGNVLLRRTQHLTGANTEKSVDIARAMLSGKLYNQRAVLRRYLRDYGEKSDGQAMSAELATAEKRLSRCLQQLADCDGIDTLMGREGEAAQVYFGVFQCLIRQPDFQFDARRRRPPTDPVNALLSFCYTLLTHDCRSALETTGLDPASGFLHQLRSGRPSLALDLAEEFRPMIDRFVLSLINKRQLAIKDFEEWPNGSYTLKEEPRRTLLAAWQDRKQDTLMHPWFEESVPMGLLPWLQAQILARFLRGDCDSYVPFLWK; encoded by the coding sequence ATGCGGCCGTTACGCAACGTGATTTATATTCAAACCCAAAACGCCTGGATACATAAGGATAACGACAATCTGGTAATGAAGGTCGGCGACGAGATTAAGGCTCGTGTGCCGATACACAAATTACAAGGTTTGGTTTGTTTCGGTCAGGTCAGTATTTCCCCTTATCTGATGGCGCATTGTGCGGAAAACGCGGTCACCATTACTTACCTAAATCAATTCGGCAAATTTCTGGCGCGGGTCGAAGGCCCGGTTAGCGGTAATGTATTGCTGCGTCGCACTCAGCATTTAACCGGTGCCAATACAGAAAAAAGCGTCGACATTGCCCGAGCCATGTTGTCTGGCAAGCTGTACAACCAACGCGCGGTGTTGCGGCGTTATTTGCGCGACTACGGCGAAAAATCAGACGGGCAAGCGATGTCGGCGGAACTAGCGACGGCGGAGAAACGTTTGAGTCGTTGTTTGCAGCAATTAGCCGACTGCGATGGGATTGATACTTTGATGGGACGGGAGGGAGAAGCTGCGCAGGTCTATTTCGGCGTGTTTCAGTGCCTGATCCGGCAACCGGATTTTCAATTCGATGCTCGCCGAAGACGACCGCCGACCGATCCGGTCAACGCCTTGCTGTCATTTTGTTACACCTTGCTGACCCACGATTGCCGATCGGCTTTGGAAACCACCGGTCTTGATCCAGCCAGCGGATTTTTGCACCAGCTACGCAGTGGCAGGCCATCATTGGCGCTGGACTTGGCGGAAGAGTTTCGGCCGATGATAGACCGCTTCGTGCTGTCGTTGATCAACAAACGCCAATTGGCTATCAAGGATTTTGAGGAATGGCCCAATGGTTCCTATACACTGAAGGAAGAGCCGCGCCGCACCCTACTGGCCGCTTGGCAGGATCGTAAGCAGGATACCTTGATGCATCCCTGGTTCGAAGAATCGGTGCCGATGGGCTTGTTGCCGTGGTTACAAGCGCAAATTTTGGCCAGATTTCTGCGCGGAGATTGCGATAGTTATGTGCCGTTTTTATGGAAATAA